The Candidatus Limnocylindrales bacterium genome has a segment encoding these proteins:
- a CDS encoding low molecular weight protein-tyrosine-phosphatase, with the protein MSSSAPAVRVLFVCLGNICRSPTAEGVFRRLVLDAGLSDRIQSCSAGTHAYHVGEGADPRSARAAKRRGYDLSSHRARRVAVSDLDEFDYILAMDRENLAYLKTLESQAGPNKRAQVSAMLSFAPAVRYDEVPDPYARGDEGFEIVLDMLESACEGLLEDIRSRRLRATDR; encoded by the coding sequence GTGTCATCATCCGCTCCCGCCGTCCGCGTGCTGTTCGTCTGCCTCGGCAACATCTGCCGCTCTCCGACCGCCGAAGGGGTCTTCCGACGCCTCGTCTTGGACGCCGGGCTCTCGGACCGCATCCAGTCGTGCTCGGCCGGAACCCACGCGTACCACGTGGGCGAAGGCGCCGATCCGCGCTCGGCGCGCGCCGCGAAACGGCGCGGATACGATCTTTCGTCGCATCGCGCACGGCGCGTGGCTGTGTCCGATCTCGACGAGTTCGACTACATCCTCGCGATGGATCGCGAGAACCTTGCGTATCTGAAGACGCTCGAATCGCAGGCGGGGCCGAACAAACGCGCGCAGGTCTCGGCAATGCTGTCGTTCGCGCCAGCCGTTCGCTACGACGAAGTGCCGGATCCGTACGCGCGCGGCGACGAAGGATTCGAGATCGTCCTCGACATGCTGGAGAGCGCCTGCGAAGGGCTGCTCGAAGACATTCGCAGCCGCAGGCTTCGCGCGACGGACCGCTAG
- a CDS encoding acetoacetate decarboxylase family protein, which yields MATAATEREGAVIQGRVVPYPVVVREAASASATYLVDAAAARALLPCPDLDVVELLPGRALFSLACIDYIDNDLGDYNEVSFALFVRERNAPRGIPWLGTAIDFLRGRVSTYIFWLPVDQAFTREAGETMWGFPKTIEEIAFDHAGERATCRLVSGGRHVLTFSMPRGGARELPANEMTTYTRMDGRTCATRFVSSSRGVGFSRSGVDLVLGDHPMAATLRGLGLPKAPLMAVWMEHMQATFDPARPL from the coding sequence ATGGCTACTGCCGCTACCGAGCGCGAAGGCGCCGTCATCCAGGGCCGCGTCGTCCCCTACCCTGTCGTCGTTCGCGAGGCCGCGTCCGCGTCGGCCACGTACCTCGTCGATGCCGCAGCAGCGCGCGCGCTGCTGCCGTGCCCCGACCTCGACGTCGTCGAGCTTCTTCCCGGCCGTGCGCTCTTCAGCCTTGCGTGCATCGACTACATCGACAACGACCTCGGCGACTACAACGAAGTGTCGTTCGCACTCTTCGTGCGCGAACGGAACGCGCCGCGCGGCATCCCGTGGCTCGGCACCGCGATCGATTTCCTGCGCGGGCGCGTCAGCACGTATATCTTCTGGCTTCCGGTCGATCAGGCATTCACGCGCGAAGCCGGCGAGACGATGTGGGGATTCCCGAAGACGATCGAGGAGATCGCGTTCGACCATGCCGGCGAAAGGGCCACGTGCCGGCTCGTCAGCGGCGGCAGGCACGTTCTGACGTTCTCGATGCCTCGCGGCGGCGCCCGCGAGCTTCCCGCAAACGAAATGACGACCTACACGCGGATGGACGGGCGCACGTGCGCGACGCGCTTCGTCTCGTCGTCACGCGGCGTCGGGTTCTCGCGCTCCGGAGTCGATCTCGTGCTCGGCGATCATCCGATGGCCGCTACGCTGCGCGGGCTCGGTTTGCCGAAAGCGCCGCTGATGGCGGTTTGGATGGAACACATGCAGGCGACGTTCGATCCCGCGCGTCCGCTGTAG
- a CDS encoding AraC family transcriptional regulator, with product MIGTFLASEIRLLSRALEDRGIDAGEVLRSAGLNPALVEQPRARFPFDRVAAAWARAVEITGDADLGLDAVNWYRPTDFHGLAVVVLASADLATALQRFARYHTVVNTALKIRLDKKSTRIDLLCTPLKVDPRAVRVLESGRSAILIDLLRSAISGPLDPLEVAFTYPKPEGGSRVSEALRARVVYGAPEWRISFRSSDADRPFLASNRELARSNDHVLDQMVQSLRQDDLVSRVKMAMVDELPSGTPSEDSIAKVVSMSPRSLQRRLASLHTSFKELLAAVRRELAEQYVDDRSIPVTEISYMLGFSDLSSFSRAFKRWTGRSPAERRQRATA from the coding sequence ATGATCGGCACGTTCCTCGCTTCGGAAATCCGGCTCCTTTCGCGCGCGCTCGAGGATCGGGGGATCGATGCCGGCGAGGTGCTTCGCAGCGCCGGTCTGAATCCGGCGCTCGTCGAGCAGCCGCGCGCACGCTTTCCTTTCGATCGTGTCGCGGCCGCGTGGGCGCGAGCCGTCGAGATCACCGGCGACGCGGATCTCGGACTGGACGCGGTCAACTGGTACCGGCCGACAGATTTTCACGGGCTCGCGGTCGTCGTTCTCGCCAGCGCAGATCTCGCGACAGCGCTGCAGCGGTTCGCCCGCTACCACACCGTCGTCAACACGGCGCTCAAGATCCGCCTCGACAAAAAGAGCACCCGGATCGATCTCCTCTGCACGCCGCTCAAAGTGGATCCGCGCGCCGTTCGCGTTCTCGAAAGCGGCCGCAGCGCGATTCTGATCGACCTGCTGCGGAGCGCGATCAGCGGCCCGCTCGATCCGCTCGAGGTCGCGTTCACGTATCCGAAACCGGAAGGCGGCAGCCGGGTGAGCGAGGCGCTGCGCGCACGGGTCGTCTACGGTGCGCCCGAATGGAGGATCTCGTTTCGAAGCAGCGACGCCGATCGGCCGTTCCTCGCGTCCAACCGCGAGCTCGCGCGCAGCAACGACCACGTGCTCGACCAGATGGTCCAGAGCCTGCGCCAGGACGATCTGGTCTCGCGCGTGAAGATGGCGATGGTCGACGAGCTTCCGTCGGGTACGCCGTCCGAAGACAGCATCGCGAAAGTGGTCTCGATGAGCCCGCGGTCGCTGCAGCGGCGCCTCGCGTCGCTGCACACGAGCTTCAAGGAGCTGCTGGCCGCGGTGCGCCGCGAGCTCGCCGAGCAGTACGTCGACGACCGCAGCATTCCGGTGACCGAGATCAGCTACATGCTCGGGTTCTCGGACCTCTCTTCGTTCTCGCGTGCATTCAAGCGCTGGACCGGACGTTCGCCGGCGGAGCGGCGCCAGCGCGCGACCGCGTAA
- the ilvB gene encoding biosynthetic-type acetolactate synthase large subunit: protein MTTRKTSSAAHLGLAPAKHPMAGTVMTGADAVVQVLADEGVDTIFGYSGGAILPTYDAVFRYNESNPSRRINLLVPATEQGAGFMAAGYSRSSGRVGVALVTSGPGATNTVTPVRDCQADSIPMVLICGQVPRAAIGTDAFQEAPVFNIMSPCAKHVFLLTDETKIEETMRSAFDIARSGRPGPVVVDIPRDVQLTQGAFRGSGLLKLRGYDERRSEQARHHVDAQAAKSFFEMLSRSERPLLYVGGGVPNAEASPELRRFAERFGIPVVTTLMGIGSIETTSELALHMLGMHGTAYANYAVEDCDFLFAVGARFDDRVAGKVKEFAPGARIAHLDVDASEIGKVKGVDWSCVVDAKRGLAELLEAGKAFRKDFSAWREHVAKLRKEHPLDYNHDAEAIQQEEVLIEMNRITKGEAIVATGVGQHQMWAAQYLDFKNPRDWLTSGSMGTMGFGLPAAIGAQLANPGRLVIDVDGDGSIRMNLGDLETLTNYDIPVKVLLLNNLGDGMVRQWQDLFYANRYSGSDKTLHKKDFVKAAEADGFGFARRVVARADLAAALADFISFDGPALLEVMVDQREHVYPMIGPGMGYKDMLTGKNIRARTPPKKVADSTEGGYF, encoded by the coding sequence ATGACCACCCGCAAGACCTCCTCCGCCGCACACCTGGGACTCGCCCCGGCCAAACACCCGATGGCCGGCACCGTGATGACAGGAGCCGACGCGGTCGTACAGGTCCTTGCGGACGAAGGCGTCGATACGATCTTCGGCTACAGCGGCGGCGCGATCCTGCCGACCTACGACGCGGTCTTCCGCTACAACGAGTCGAACCCGTCGCGCCGGATCAATCTGCTGGTGCCCGCCACCGAGCAGGGCGCAGGATTCATGGCGGCCGGATACTCGCGCTCCAGCGGCCGCGTCGGCGTCGCGCTCGTCACGTCCGGCCCCGGCGCCACCAACACCGTCACGCCGGTGCGCGACTGCCAGGCCGATTCGATTCCGATGGTGCTCATCTGCGGCCAGGTGCCGCGCGCGGCCATCGGCACCGACGCGTTCCAGGAAGCGCCGGTCTTCAACATCATGTCGCCGTGCGCCAAGCACGTGTTCCTGCTGACCGATGAAACCAAGATCGAAGAGACGATGCGCAGCGCATTCGATATCGCGCGCAGCGGCCGTCCCGGTCCGGTGGTCGTCGACATCCCGCGCGACGTGCAGCTCACGCAAGGCGCGTTCCGCGGCTCGGGCCTGCTCAAGCTGCGCGGCTACGATGAGCGCCGCAGCGAGCAGGCGCGCCATCACGTCGATGCGCAGGCGGCCAAATCGTTCTTCGAAATGCTCTCGCGCTCGGAGCGCCCGCTGCTGTATGTCGGCGGCGGCGTGCCGAACGCCGAAGCCTCCCCGGAACTGCGCCGCTTCGCCGAGCGCTTCGGGATACCGGTCGTGACGACGCTGATGGGCATCGGATCGATCGAGACGACGTCGGAGCTGGCGCTGCACATGCTCGGCATGCACGGCACCGCGTACGCGAACTACGCCGTCGAAGACTGCGACTTCCTGTTCGCCGTCGGCGCGCGCTTCGACGATCGCGTGGCCGGCAAGGTCAAGGAATTCGCGCCGGGCGCGCGCATCGCGCACCTCGACGTCGACGCGTCCGAGATCGGCAAGGTCAAGGGCGTCGACTGGTCGTGCGTGGTCGACGCCAAGCGCGGCCTCGCCGAGCTGCTCGAGGCCGGAAAGGCATTCCGCAAGGATTTCTCGGCGTGGCGAGAGCACGTCGCGAAGCTGCGCAAGGAGCATCCGCTCGACTACAACCACGACGCCGAGGCGATCCAGCAGGAAGAAGTGCTGATCGAGATGAACCGCATTACCAAGGGCGAAGCCATCGTGGCGACCGGCGTCGGCCAGCACCAGATGTGGGCTGCGCAGTACCTCGATTTCAAGAACCCGCGCGACTGGCTGACGTCGGGAAGCATGGGAACGATGGGGTTCGGCCTGCCCGCGGCGATCGGCGCGCAGCTCGCCAATCCCGGCCGACTCGTCATCGACGTCGACGGCGACGGCAGCATCCGTATGAACCTCGGCGACCTCGAAACGCTGACCAACTACGACATTCCGGTCAAGGTGCTGCTGCTCAACAATCTCGGCGACGGCATGGTTCGCCAGTGGCAGGACCTGTTCTACGCGAACCGCTACTCGGGCTCGGACAAGACGCTTCACAAGAAGGACTTCGTCAAGGCCGCCGAGGCCGACGGATTCGGCTTCGCGCGCCGCGTGGTGGCGCGCGCGGATCTTGCGGCGGCGCTCGCCGACTTCATTTCGTTCGACGGTCCCGCGCTGCTCGAAGTCATGGTCGACCAGCGCGAGCACGTCTACCCGATGATCGGCCCGGGCATGGGATACAAGGACATGCTCACCGGCAAGAACATCCGCGCGCGGACACCTCCGAAGAAAGTCGCCGACTCGACCGAAGGCGGCTATTTCTAG
- a CDS encoding CoA-binding protein, with protein sequence MKPSRFTAALPLDAFVRTSDGRIAMTEPEREIDEILSTMQHIAVVGISDNPARPSNEVASYLLKHGFRISFVNPMLKEVFGMACKPDLGTVDGPVDVVDVFRRSEEAGAVVDEAIAIGARAVWLQEGVIDEAAAERARAAGLLVVMDRCIEKEHARRMASGRTA encoded by the coding sequence GTGAAACCATCGAGATTCACGGCAGCTCTGCCGCTTGATGCGTTCGTCCGAACGTCCGATGGTCGCATCGCGATGACGGAGCCGGAGCGCGAGATCGACGAGATCCTTTCGACGATGCAGCACATTGCCGTCGTCGGGATCTCGGACAACCCCGCGCGACCGTCCAATGAGGTCGCGTCCTATCTCCTCAAGCATGGGTTCAGGATTTCGTTCGTAAACCCCATGCTGAAAGAGGTTTTCGGCATGGCGTGCAAGCCTGATCTCGGCACGGTCGACGGGCCGGTCGACGTCGTCGACGTGTTCCGCCGGTCCGAGGAGGCAGGCGCCGTCGTCGACGAAGCGATCGCGATCGGCGCGCGCGCCGTGTGGCTTCAGGAAGGCGTCATCGACGAAGCCGCCGCCGAGCGAGCTCGTGCGGCCGGCCTGCTCGTCGTGATGGATCGCTGCATCGAGAAGGAGCATGCCCGCCGGATGGCGTCTGGTCGCACGGCCTGA
- a CDS encoding adenylate/guanylate cyclase domain-containing protein has product MDIRQEIRKLVPAGALGLFGIERTSAEPLGDADLTVLFTDIEDYTGLTDRLGDRAARELVLVHDRIVRAALADTGGREIKHTGDGIMACFASASRAIESALSIQATSHAWTLTSAQPAPLRIAVGMNAGAPIVDGGDLFGTVVNVAARITDCAAGGQVLVSDVVRLLAAGKGFQFRHHGTRCLDGMAEEVPLYEVVWQEDARSADASDERARTAAA; this is encoded by the coding sequence ATGGACATCAGGCAGGAAATTCGAAAGCTCGTGCCGGCCGGGGCGCTTGGACTGTTCGGCATCGAGCGCACGAGCGCCGAGCCTCTCGGTGATGCGGACCTGACCGTCCTTTTCACCGACATCGAAGACTACACCGGTCTTACCGATCGGCTCGGCGACCGCGCCGCCCGCGAGCTGGTCCTGGTCCACGACCGCATCGTCCGCGCGGCGCTGGCCGACACCGGCGGCCGCGAGATCAAGCATACCGGCGACGGGATCATGGCGTGCTTCGCGTCGGCGTCGCGCGCGATCGAATCGGCGCTGTCGATCCAGGCGACCTCGCACGCGTGGACACTGACGAGCGCTCAGCCGGCTCCGCTGCGGATTGCCGTAGGCATGAACGCCGGCGCACCGATCGTCGATGGCGGCGATCTGTTCGGAACCGTCGTCAACGTTGCAGCCCGCATCACTGATTGCGCTGCGGGAGGCCAGGTTCTGGTCTCGGACGTCGTCCGCCTTCTGGCGGCGGGAAAAGGCTTCCAGTTCCGTCATCACGGAACTCGCTGCCTCGACGGAATGGCGGAAGAGGTTCCGCTATACGAAGTCGTCTGGCAGGAAGACGCCCGGTCTGCAGACGCAAGCGACGAGCGCGCACGCACGGCCGCCGCCTGA
- a CDS encoding amidohydrolase family protein: MQLRPAAVALVVLCGCGGGEALMARPSPPPASLVIRHVRIFDAPRASLAAGPVDVLVEGGRIARIAETGIETGQAREIDGSGGVLLPGLVDVHTHTASSSNPPGATGLLPDVEGNLAAFLYAGVTTVLDLGNLTPAVFAERDAVASGSMLGPRVYAAGPVFTASGGHPANVLRAWLPWYLGWYVLPRATREVDDAAAARRAVAELAPQHPEILKITIDAEARGVVPCLSLETMRAIVTAGHEAGVRSIAHVGSSAEAGLAVEAGVDALAHSPWRDELTDQVISAIAARHVPVIATLAGWDIAGSPRKSRGDFLPIEREVASAELIDRLLTTAPLRDEDSVAFVAAAGAAHEARRRNVARLRAAGITVLAGSDSLNPGIIAGAGLHLELAKLVDAGMTPAEALRSATWDNARFLAGETPEFGEIAVGRRADLVLVAGDPTANIADLGRIQQVILGGVPLARAPRRAD, from the coding sequence ATGCAGCTTCGACCCGCAGCCGTGGCCCTGGTCGTCCTGTGCGGATGCGGCGGCGGCGAAGCGCTGATGGCGCGGCCGTCGCCGCCGCCCGCCTCACTCGTCATTCGCCACGTTCGCATCTTCGATGCGCCGCGGGCGTCGCTCGCTGCCGGGCCTGTCGATGTACTGGTCGAAGGCGGCCGCATCGCCAGAATCGCGGAGACCGGCATCGAGACAGGGCAGGCGCGAGAGATCGACGGATCCGGCGGCGTACTGCTGCCCGGCCTGGTCGATGTCCACACGCACACGGCTTCGTCATCCAATCCGCCGGGTGCGACGGGCTTGCTGCCCGACGTCGAAGGAAATCTCGCAGCATTCCTTTATGCCGGCGTCACCACCGTTCTCGACCTCGGAAACCTGACCCCGGCCGTATTCGCCGAGCGAGACGCCGTTGCGTCGGGCAGCATGCTCGGCCCGCGCGTCTACGCCGCGGGTCCGGTGTTTACCGCAAGCGGCGGACATCCGGCCAACGTGCTGCGCGCGTGGCTCCCCTGGTACCTCGGCTGGTACGTGCTGCCGCGAGCAACGCGCGAGGTCGACGATGCGGCCGCGGCGCGCCGCGCGGTCGCCGAGCTTGCGCCGCAGCATCCGGAGATCCTCAAGATCACGATCGATGCCGAGGCGCGCGGCGTCGTGCCATGCCTTTCGCTGGAGACGATGAGGGCGATCGTCACCGCAGGTCATGAGGCCGGCGTCCGTTCGATTGCGCACGTCGGAAGCTCGGCCGAAGCGGGCCTCGCTGTCGAAGCCGGCGTCGATGCGCTGGCTCATTCGCCGTGGCGCGACGAGCTTACGGATCAGGTGATCTCGGCCATCGCCGCGAGGCACGTGCCGGTAATCGCGACGCTGGCCGGCTGGGACATCGCAGGCAGCCCGCGAAAGTCACGCGGAGATTTCCTGCCGATCGAGCGCGAGGTCGCATCCGCAGAGTTGATCGATCGACTGCTGACGACTGCGCCTCTTCGCGACGAAGACAGCGTCGCGTTCGTTGCGGCGGCCGGCGCCGCGCACGAAGCGCGCAGGCGCAACGTGGCAAGGCTGCGCGCGGCCGGCATCACCGTGCTGGCGGGCAGCGATTCGCTCAACCCCGGCATCATCGCGGGTGCCGGCCTTCATCTCGAGCTGGCGAAGCTCGTCGATGCGGGAATGACGCCTGCCGAAGCACTGCGCTCCGCGACGTGGGACAATGCCCGTTTTCTTGCCGGTGAAACTCCGGAGTTCGGCGAGATCGCCGTTGGCAGGAGGGCCGACCTCGTGCTGGTCGCCGGCGATCCGACCGCGAACATCGCCGATCTCGGCCGTATTCAGCAGGTGATTCTCGGCGGCGTGCCGCTCGCGCGAGCGCCTCGCCGCGCCGACTGA
- the pepN gene encoding aminopeptidase N gives MEQDAPRTVHRSDYKPPDYLIDDVELRFELGEEETTVRSTLSLRRNPERPDASSDLVLDGEGLELRLLSIEGRELVPGDYEVDERSLRIPGVPERFTLVSEVAVHPEKNTALEGLYRSRSMFCTQCEAEGFRRITYYLDRPDVLARFTTTIVADAERYPVLLSNGNPDGHGDAGNGRAWARWRDPFPKPSYLFALVAGKLISLEDSFTTMSGRTVPLRIFVEPQNADKCSHAMRSLQHSMEWDEKVYGREYDLDVFSIVAVDDFNMGAMENKGLNIFNSKYVLARPDTATDDDYAAIEGVVAHEYFHNWTGNRVTCRDWFQLSLKEGLTVFRDQEFSGDRSSRAVRRIGDVQLLRIYQFAEDSGPMAHPVRPDSYIEINNFYTTTVYNKGAEVVRMMHTLLGPERFRAGTDLYFERHDGQAVTCDDFVRAMEDASGIDLTQFRLWYSQAGTPVLRVKRTFDAKKRTFTLEIEQQCPPTPAQKDKLPMHIPVSMALLGPDGKEMPMRLAGEPVPFEGPTRVLEVRRAREKFRFCDVDVEPVPSLLRGFSAPVRIEGAWSDADLAFLAANDGDAFNRWEAGQQLALRRMLELVERRREGQPLELPADLLVAFRNTLASHELDDAFLARALVLPTESYVADQMKEVDVDGIHEVRSFLRQKLAEACRSELEERFRECRSGESTMLDSVAVGRRALAGVCLAYLSRLGERSCEILVFEQFAIADNMTESILALAVLSHLDCQERRWALDEFYARWKHDPLVVDKWLGVQATSELPGTLAEVERLMQHEAFDIRNPNKVRSLVGAFCSANAVRFHDASGAGYRFLADNVLRLDPLNPQVAARMAGIFSRWRRYDEARRDMQNCELKRIVAEPGLSRDVFEVVTKSLS, from the coding sequence TTGGAACAGGACGCGCCGCGTACGGTCCACCGCAGTGATTACAAGCCACCCGACTATCTGATCGACGACGTCGAGCTCCGCTTCGAGCTCGGCGAGGAAGAGACGACGGTCCGGTCCACGCTGTCGCTACGCCGCAATCCGGAGCGTCCCGATGCGTCGAGCGACCTCGTGCTCGACGGCGAGGGCCTCGAGCTGCGCCTGCTGTCGATCGAAGGACGCGAGCTGGTGCCCGGCGACTACGAAGTCGACGAACGCAGCCTTCGCATTCCAGGCGTGCCCGAGCGCTTCACGCTCGTCAGCGAAGTCGCCGTCCACCCCGAGAAAAACACGGCGCTCGAAGGCCTCTACCGGTCGCGCTCGATGTTCTGCACGCAGTGCGAGGCCGAAGGCTTCCGCCGCATCACGTACTACCTCGATCGCCCCGACGTGCTCGCCCGGTTCACGACCACGATCGTCGCCGACGCCGAGCGCTATCCGGTGCTGCTGTCGAACGGCAATCCCGACGGCCACGGGGACGCCGGAAACGGACGCGCGTGGGCGCGCTGGCGCGACCCGTTCCCGAAGCCGTCGTACCTGTTCGCGCTGGTGGCCGGCAAGCTCATCTCGCTCGAAGACTCGTTCACGACGATGAGCGGCCGCACGGTTCCGCTGCGGATCTTCGTCGAGCCCCAGAATGCCGACAAGTGCTCGCACGCGATGCGATCCCTGCAGCATTCGATGGAGTGGGACGAGAAGGTCTACGGGCGCGAGTACGACCTCGACGTGTTCTCGATCGTCGCAGTGGACGACTTCAACATGGGGGCGATGGAGAACAAGGGCCTCAACATCTTCAACTCGAAGTACGTCCTGGCGCGGCCCGACACGGCCACCGATGATGACTATGCCGCGATCGAAGGCGTGGTGGCCCACGAATATTTTCACAACTGGACCGGTAACCGCGTCACGTGCCGCGACTGGTTCCAGCTGAGCCTCAAAGAAGGCCTGACGGTGTTTCGCGACCAGGAGTTCTCCGGCGATCGCAGCTCGCGGGCGGTGCGCCGCATCGGCGATGTCCAGCTGCTGCGCATCTACCAGTTCGCCGAAGATTCCGGGCCCATGGCCCATCCCGTGCGGCCCGACTCGTACATCGAGATCAACAACTTCTATACGACGACCGTCTACAACAAGGGCGCCGAAGTCGTCCGCATGATGCACACGCTGCTCGGACCGGAGCGTTTCCGCGCAGGCACCGATCTCTATTTCGAACGGCACGACGGCCAGGCGGTCACGTGCGACGACTTCGTCCGTGCAATGGAAGACGCGTCCGGGATCGACCTGACACAGTTCCGCCTGTGGTACTCGCAGGCCGGAACTCCGGTGCTCCGCGTCAAGCGAACCTTCGACGCAAAGAAACGCACGTTCACGCTCGAGATCGAGCAGCAGTGCCCGCCGACTCCCGCGCAGAAAGACAAGCTGCCGATGCACATTCCGGTCTCGATGGCATTGCTTGGTCCGGATGGAAAAGAGATGCCGATGCGCCTTGCCGGCGAGCCGGTGCCGTTCGAAGGGCCGACGCGCGTGCTCGAGGTTCGCCGGGCGCGCGAGAAGTTCCGTTTCTGCGACGTCGACGTCGAGCCGGTTCCGTCGCTGTTGCGTGGCTTCTCCGCGCCGGTGCGGATCGAAGGCGCGTGGAGCGACGCGGACCTTGCGTTTCTCGCGGCCAACGACGGCGATGCGTTCAACCGCTGGGAAGCCGGCCAGCAGCTCGCGCTCCGGCGCATGCTCGAGCTCGTCGAGCGCCGGCGCGAAGGGCAGCCGCTCGAGCTGCCGGCGGACCTGCTGGTGGCGTTCCGCAATACGCTCGCATCGCACGAGCTCGACGACGCGTTTCTTGCCCGCGCCCTCGTGCTGCCGACCGAATCGTACGTCGCCGACCAGATGAAGGAGGTCGACGTCGACGGCATTCACGAGGTGCGCAGCTTCCTGCGGCAGAAGCTTGCGGAGGCGTGTCGCAGCGAGCTCGAGGAGCGCTTTCGCGAATGCCGCAGCGGAGAGTCGACGATGCTCGACTCGGTCGCAGTCGGGCGGCGCGCGCTGGCCGGCGTGTGCCTCGCATATCTGTCGCGGCTCGGCGAGCGCTCGTGCGAGATCCTGGTCTTCGAACAGTTCGCGATCGCCGACAACATGACCGAGTCGATCCTTGCGCTCGCCGTGCTTTCGCACCTCGACTGCCAGGAACGGCGCTGGGCGCTCGACGAATTCTATGCGCGCTGGAAGCACGACCCGCTGGTGGTCGACAAATGGCTCGGCGTGCAGGCGACGTCCGAGCTGCCGGGCACGCTCGCCGAGGTCGAGCGCCTGATGCAGCACGAAGCGTTCGACATCCGCAATCCGAACAAGGTGCGCTCGCTCGTCGGCGCGTTCTGCAGCGCCAACGCAGTGCGCTTCCACGATGCGTCGGGCGCAGGCTACCGTTTCCTTGCCGACAACGTGCTGAGGCTCGATCCGCTCAATCCGCAGGTTGCCGCACGCATGGCGGGCATCTTCAGCCGCTGGCGCCGCTACGACGAAGCGCGCCGCGACATGCAGAACTGCGAGCTCAAGCGCATCGTCGCCGAGCCGGGCCTGTCGCGCGACGTGTTCGAAGTCGTCACCAAGAGTCTGTCGTGA
- the yhbY gene encoding ribosome assembly RNA-binding protein YhbY has protein sequence MTASDSGDSTRLTSTERKYLRGVAHPLKPVVHVGKGGLTETVLAATRRALEDHELIKVKIGADRDERARIAAELEKGCDAELAGAVGTIAILYRRQPDPERRRITFPSKTDSPPPAGGGEN, from the coding sequence GTGACTGCCTCGGATTCCGGTGATTCGACGCGGCTGACCAGCACCGAGCGCAAATACCTCCGCGGCGTGGCGCATCCGCTCAAGCCGGTCGTGCACGTCGGCAAAGGTGGTCTTACGGAAACCGTGCTGGCCGCCACGCGCCGCGCGCTCGAAGATCACGAGCTGATCAAGGTGAAGATCGGCGCCGATCGCGACGAGCGTGCGCGTATCGCCGCCGAGCTCGAAAAGGGATGCGATGCCGAGCTCGCCGGTGCGGTCGGCACGATTGCGATCCTGTACCGCCGCCAGCCGGATCCGGAGCGCCGGCGAATCACGTTTCCGTCGAAAACGGACTCGCCGCCGCCGGCCGGCGGCGGCGAGAACTGA